Proteins co-encoded in one Rhodohalobacter mucosus genomic window:
- a CDS encoding regulatory protein RecX, with product MKDEKIDRLKKLLPVKITGIAPQKKRKDRFSLFHNDTFLIGISGGTLLSQNIQKETVLTSQLLNQILDDEEYQSVKDACYRYLSRRDHAAMELRQKITQKGLRASVADLIIEEFEQKGLIDDYRFAKKFAADKMELKKWGPLKIKNALLRKGVKKSISEKVTQNIIENLEQDGICVDLLRKRKAHFLRETDPMKRRQKMYRYLAGKGFYNREINDAINRVKSEFDVK from the coding sequence ATGAAAGATGAAAAAATTGACCGTCTGAAAAAGCTCTTGCCTGTCAAAATCACAGGTATTGCTCCTCAAAAAAAACGTAAGGACCGCTTCTCACTTTTCCATAATGATACTTTCCTGATCGGTATTTCCGGCGGCACGTTGCTCTCCCAAAACATCCAAAAAGAAACGGTACTGACGTCTCAGCTCCTGAATCAGATTCTTGACGATGAAGAATACCAATCCGTGAAAGATGCCTGTTACCGCTATCTCTCAAGGCGGGATCATGCAGCCATGGAATTGCGGCAAAAAATTACTCAAAAAGGCCTGCGTGCTTCCGTCGCAGACCTGATAATTGAAGAATTTGAGCAAAAGGGGCTAATTGACGATTACCGTTTTGCAAAAAAATTTGCTGCGGATAAGATGGAACTAAAAAAATGGGGCCCGTTAAAGATTAAGAATGCATTGCTCCGGAAGGGAGTAAAAAAAAGCATTTCGGAAAAAGTGACTCAGAACATTATTGAAAATTTGGAGCAAGACGGGATTTGTGTAGATTTACTTCGAAAGCGAAAAGCTCATTTTCTAAGAGAAACCGACCCCATGAAACGCAGGCAAAAGATGTATCGCTATCTCGCCGGTAAAGGATTTTACAACCGGGAAATAAACGATGCCATCAACAGGGTTAAAAGCGAGTTCGATGTTAAATAA
- the recA gene encoding recombinase RecA, which yields MAASKDDRLKSIDIAIGQIEKQHGKGTVMRLGDSATNEIATISTGSIMVDYALGVNGIPRGRVTEIYGPEASGKTTLALQVISQAQKAGGYAAFIDAEHAFDPKYARALGINTDELLVSQPDSGEQALEITETLIRSGALDVIVIDSVAALVPRAELEGEMGDSHMGLQARLMSQALRKITGVVSKTRTSCIFINQVREKIGVMFGNPETTTGGRALKFYSSVRIDIRRIGSIKKGDDVLGNRTKVKIVKNKVAPPFKVVEFNILYGKGISRISEILDLAVEYDIIEKRGSWYRYEGEPIGQGTDAAMQFLEEDEELTAKIESTVRKKLMPQEAEEEEKDKEKVPADIEE from the coding sequence ATGGCAGCTTCTAAAGACGATCGACTAAAATCCATTGACATTGCAATCGGCCAGATAGAAAAACAACATGGCAAGGGAACCGTGATGCGCCTGGGAGATTCCGCAACAAATGAAATCGCTACGATTTCTACCGGATCCATTATGGTGGACTATGCATTGGGTGTTAATGGAATTCCAAGGGGACGAGTAACAGAAATTTATGGTCCTGAAGCCAGCGGTAAAACAACACTTGCGCTACAGGTTATATCGCAAGCGCAAAAAGCCGGCGGCTATGCTGCCTTTATAGATGCAGAGCACGCTTTTGACCCAAAATATGCACGCGCCCTCGGAATTAACACCGACGAACTGCTTGTGTCTCAGCCCGACAGCGGTGAACAGGCCCTTGAAATCACCGAAACGCTGATCCGTTCAGGCGCACTCGACGTGATCGTCATTGACTCTGTGGCTGCATTGGTGCCGCGCGCTGAACTGGAAGGCGAAATGGGTGATTCACACATGGGCCTGCAGGCACGGCTTATGTCGCAGGCGCTGCGGAAGATCACCGGTGTAGTGAGCAAAACCCGTACATCGTGCATCTTCATTAATCAGGTACGTGAAAAAATAGGCGTCATGTTCGGCAATCCTGAAACCACAACCGGTGGACGCGCACTTAAGTTTTACTCCTCCGTACGGATTGACATCCGCAGAATAGGCTCCATTAAGAAAGGAGATGACGTATTGGGTAATCGCACCAAAGTGAAAATTGTAAAAAACAAGGTGGCTCCTCCGTTCAAGGTTGTAGAATTTAATATTCTCTATGGCAAGGGTATTTCACGCATATCGGAAATTCTGGACCTGGCTGTAGAATATGACATCATTGAAAAACGGGGAAGCTGGTATCGTTATGAAGGCGAACCAATCGGACAAGGTACGGATGCAGCCATGCAGTTCCTTGAAGAGGATGAAGAGCTTACGGCTAAAATTGAATCCACCGTTCGCAAAAAACTGATGCCGCAGGAAGCAGAGGAAGAAGAGAAGGACAAGGAGAAGGTACCTGCAGATATTGAAGAGTAA